One Pseudomonas sp. MM213 genomic window, TGTTCAGGGTTGGTGCCGCTGCCGGAAGAACCTATGGCGCTAAGCTTGACGTCCAGACGGCCATCGTCGCTTCGTGATTCGCCATTGCGGCCTCCGGTTGTGTGGGTCTTGCCGGTGTAAAGCACGGTGTCGATTTGATTGATCATGGCGGTTCCTGCTGAGGTTGGTGGGCGCTTCTAAATCGCTGTTCATCGGAAAACATCTGAATTTCCGATGTGGCCCACTTTTCCACTTCCATGTAATGCGGATGTGTCCTGAACCGGCGCTTGTGTATCGCCGTGTAAGATCACCCCGCAAAAATACACACTGATACAAATCGACAGTGATTGTAGGAGCGAGCTTGCTCGCTCCTACGGGTAAAGCCTTCACGCCTGCTTGTTCAGCGCCGCCTCCGCCGCCGCAATTTCCGCCTGGCGCTTGATGATCAGGTCACCCATCGGCGGCCCCTGAAAGCGCCGCGCTTCAAAACCGAACCAGACGATGGCCGTCAGCACCAGGAAGCCGATGGTGATGTACAGCGCCCAATCGTTCGGTGGCTGGATGCCGATGACGAAGATCACCACCATCGAGAGCACCGAGAGCACGGCGAACAAGGAGTAAAAAGCGTGCCCCATGTTCCACGGCCCCATGGTTGGCCACTTCGAGGTTCCGTAGGCGAACAGGCCCAGCACGATGGGAATGATGAAAGAGAAAAACAGGAAGATCACCGTGCAGGAGACCACGATGGTGTAGACCGGCGTTGCCCCGATCGAGATCACCGACGAGCCCCAGTCGAACAAGACCGCCAGGGTCGCGCCGGTCCAGATGGCTGCCACCGGGCTGCGATATTTCGGCGAGACCGAGGCCAGTGCTTTCGAGCAGGGCAGGCCACCGTCGCGGGAGAACGCGAAGATCATGCGTGACACCGAAGTCACGGTCGCCAGCCCGCAGAGAAACTGCGAGATGAAAATCGCCACGTACAGCGCGAATTTCACGTTAGGGCTCACCTGGGCGTTCATGCCCCAGAAGAACACGTTCCAGCCCTGTTTCGCCGCTTCGTCCATGTTCGGCAGCATCAGCACGAACGAACAAAGCATCACCCAACCGAACAGCAACGACCAGACCACCGACATGACCATGCCGCGCGGCACCGACATCGCGGCATTGCGGGTCTCTTCGGAGGTATGCGCCGACGCGTCATAACCGGTGATGGTGTAGATCGGCAACAGCAGGCCGAGCATGAACACCCAGCTGTTCGACACCTGTGGCCAGACACTGCCGCCGGCTTCACCGGAATAGTTGCCGAAAGTCCACAACCGGGCGAACTCATAGCTGGGTGCGGAAATCAGGCAGACGATGGTCAGCGCGAGCGCCGTGGCGAAAATCAGGTAGCCCGAGAAGTCGGTGAGTTTCGCGGTCAGGCCGATGCCCAGATGGTTACACAAGGCCTGGATGCCGGTCAGGATCGCCAGGAAAATCACCCTCACCGTGGTGGTGTCTTCCATTCCCAGCGCCGGTCCGAAGGCACCGAAAAAGAAGTAATAGGTGCCGACGTTGATCGCGCCAAGCACCGTGACCAGTCCCAGCAGATTGAACCAGGCCGTCAGCCAGCCGGTGAAGCGGTTTCCGAGAATCGAGCCCCAGTGATAGAGACCGCCAGCGGTGGGGTAGGCCGAAGAAATCTGCGCCATGGCCAGCGCGAACACCCCGGAGATCAGGCAACCGATGGGCCAGCCGATGCCAATCGCCGCACCCCCTGCGCCCGAGGTGCCCTGGGCCAGAGAGTTAATGCCGCCTGAAAGGATGCAGATGATCGAAAAGGAAATCGCGAAGTTGGAGAAAACGCCCATTCGTCGCGAGAGTTGCTGGGCGTAGCCCATGCTGTGCAGCACCTTGACGTCCTCGTCGTGCGCGTCGGTGCCGGGCTGGCTTGCTGGGTTCATGCTGTGTACCCCATCAGGTTTTGATTCAATCCATTGGCGTGTGCGCAATGGGCTGGCCTTCAACACCTTGTCGTACTGCTCCTTTTTCCAACCGATACTGCTCTGGATCTAAACGCGGCCGTGATAAGCCGCGTCGAAAATGCTGGCCACACCGAGCTTGGTCAATGGCAGGGGATTGCCGCTGGCCGAGGGATCGACAATCGCCATGTCCGCGATCAGGTCGGCCTGCCGGTCATCCACGCCCAACTCAACCAGCGTGTGCGGCACGCCGATGTCTTTGCGCAGCTTGAGCACGAAGGCCAGAAAACTGTCGAAGCCGGGGGAGGGCAGGCGCAGATAAGCCGCGAGGCGGATGATGCGTTCCTCGATGGCCGGGCGATTGAACTGCAACACATACGGCATGAACGTGGCATTGGTCATGCCGTGATGGGTGTCGTACAGCGCGCCCACCGGATGCGAGAGCGCGTGCATTCCACCGAGGCCTTTCTGGAACGCGGTGGCGCCCATCGCGGCGGCGGCGAGCATGTGTGCGCGCGCTTCGAGGTCCGAAGGTGTGTGCACAGCGCGCACCAGAGCGTTGGCCACCAGGCGCATGCCTTCCACCGCAATGCCGTCGGCCAGCGGGTGAAAACCGGGAGCGCAATACGCCTCCAGGCAATGG contains:
- a CDS encoding amino acid permease translates to MNPASQPGTDAHDEDVKVLHSMGYAQQLSRRMGVFSNFAISFSIICILSGGINSLAQGTSGAGGAAIGIGWPIGCLISGVFALAMAQISSAYPTAGGLYHWGSILGNRFTGWLTAWFNLLGLVTVLGAINVGTYYFFFGAFGPALGMEDTTTVRVIFLAILTGIQALCNHLGIGLTAKLTDFSGYLIFATALALTIVCLISAPSYEFARLWTFGNYSGEAGGSVWPQVSNSWVFMLGLLLPIYTITGYDASAHTSEETRNAAMSVPRGMVMSVVWSLLFGWVMLCSFVLMLPNMDEAAKQGWNVFFWGMNAQVSPNVKFALYVAIFISQFLCGLATVTSVSRMIFAFSRDGGLPCSKALASVSPKYRSPVAAIWTGATLAVLFDWGSSVISIGATPVYTIVVSCTVIFLFFSFIIPIVLGLFAYGTSKWPTMGPWNMGHAFYSLFAVLSVLSMVVIFVIGIQPPNDWALYITIGFLVLTAIVWFGFEARRFQGPPMGDLIIKRQAEIAAAEAALNKQA